The Candidatus Omnitrophota bacterium nucleotide sequence AGTCTCATAACTTTCGGCCGCGTTAACCGGCATGGGATATTTTAACTGCCCGGGATTATCAATAACCTTGATACCGTCAGACTTTGACAATATACGCCTTGCTTTATCCGCTGAAAGCGGCCTAAAGGTCTCTATATTAACAGATTCTGAATGAGAGACAAAAACCGGCACCCTTACACATGTAGCCGTCACGCCTATAGACTTGTCGTGCAGTATCTTTCTTGTTTCGTTGACCATTTTCATTTCTTCCTTGGTATAGCCATTGTCAAGAAAAACATCAATGTGGGGAATGAGATTATACGCTATCTGATATGGAAACTTTCCCGGCCTGTAATTCTTATTTAGGCGCGGAGATTTTTTATTTCCTATCATGGCCGTTTCCTTTTCAAGCTGTATCAGGCCTTTATTGCCGGCGCCCGATACTGCCTGATAAGTAGAAACGACGATTCTTTTTATTTTTGCATAATCATGCAGAGGCTTAAGAACGGCTACCATCTGTATGGTTGAACAATTGGGGTTTGCGATTATACCCTTATGCTTAAAAACGTCTGCGGGATTTACCTCCGGCACAACAAGCGGGACATCTTCATCCATCCTAAACGCCGAGGTATTATCAATACAAACAGCTCCGGATTTAACGGCATAGGGTAAAAATTTCCTGCTTATATCAGCGCCCGCGCTTGATAAGACTATGTCAATTCCGCCAAAAGCGTCTTCGGTCAATAGTTCAACAACAATGTTTGCCTTATTAAAACGTATCTTTTTACCCGCGGACCTGGCAGATGCCAAAGGCCGCAGGGTCTTGACAGGAAACATCCTCTTTTCAAGAGTGTTAAGCATCTGCGTCCCGACAAGTCCGGTAGCGCCTACTACCGCTACATTGTATTTTTTCATATCACATGCTCCTGTTATGGCGTCAAAAACAAAAATTTCTTTTTATAACACATGGACCTCTATCGCCAAAGCCTCATTAGCCGCAAAACCTGTATTTTTTTCTTTACAGGCTCGCGGCAACAAGCTCGCCCACCTGGCTTGTTGAATATCCCATCTTCCCGGCTGAAAGTGATTTTAATTTATTAGACGTAACATTAATAATAGCTGACTCTATGGCCTGCGAAGCCTTGTCTTCGCCTATCTCTGCCAAGAGCATCGCCACGGCACCGATAGCGGCCAAAGGGTTTATGACATTCTTACCGGTATATTTAGGCGCGGAGCCTCCTATCGGCTCAAACATTGACACGCCGTCAGGATTAATATTGCCT carries:
- a CDS encoding aspartate-semialdehyde dehydrogenase, with product MKKYNVAVVGATGLVGTQMLNTLEKRMFPVKTLRPLASARSAGKKIRFNKANIVVELLTEDAFGGIDIVLSSAGADISRKFLPYAVKSGAVCIDNTSAFRMDEDVPLVVPEVNPADVFKHKGIIANPNCSTIQMVAVLKPLHDYAKIKRIVVSTYQAVSGAGNKGLIQLEKETAMIGNKKSPRLNKNYRPGKFPYQIAYNLIPHIDVFLDNGYTKEEMKMVNETRKILHDKSIGVTATCVRVPVFVSHSESVNIETFRPLSADKARRILSKSDGIKVIDNPGQLKYPMPVNAAESYETYVGRIRRDESIKNGLNLWIVSDNLLKGAALNAVQIAEVLVKKR